ATGGAATTAGAATCATTACAAACTATAATACTTGCGTTAACCTTTGGGACAATATGTTATGTATTAGGTAAATACCTTAAAGTTCCAGCAATTCTCTTTTATCTTATAGCAGGGATTTTTGCGGGACCATTAGGATTAGATGTTATACACCCAAAAGCCCTTGGACATGGACTCGCTGTTTTTGTAGAAATAGCTGTCTCTATAATTCTTTTTGAAGGAGCATTATCTCTTCCATCTCAGGGGTTTGAAACTTCTCCAGTTTCCATAAGGCGAATACTTCTTTTTTCTATTCCATTAACAGGCATTGGAAGTGCAATTGTAATTCACAGTATTTTAGGTCTTTCTATAAAAATTTCTATTTTTTTTGGAGCGATAATCGTTGTTACAGGTCCTACTGTAATAGGGCCAATATTAAAAAGTATGGCTGTAAAACATCGGCTTGAAATATTACTTCGATACGAAGCTATTTGGGGGGATTGTATTGGTGTTCTCCTTAGTGCAGTAGCCTTGAAATTTCTTGTCATGGAAGAAGCGATTTCCTATAAAATCCTTATTACCTCTTCTATTTCTCAAATTATACTTGGTATTATTTTAGGCATTGGAGGAGGCGTTTTAATCGGAGAAATAATACTTCCATGGGTATCAAAATTAGGAGATCGCGGACTTCCAGGTATGGTTGCACTTTCATCGGCACTTGGAATGTTTTGGTTCAGTAATCATCTTGTGGAATCTTCAGGTCCTTTAGCTGTAGCAGTTTCTGGATTTACTATTTCTTATTTAAATCAACCGTATCTTAAAGATATAAGGCATTTTAAAGATCAAGTTGCTATGCTTTTTATATCTATGCTTTTTGTTCTTCTTTCAGCTTTTATTAATCCTTTTGATT
The nucleotide sequence above comes from Desulfobacterales bacterium. Encoded proteins:
- a CDS encoding cation:proton antiporter produces the protein MELESLQTIILALTFGTICYVLGKYLKVPAILFYLIAGIFAGPLGLDVIHPKALGHGLAVFVEIAVSIILFEGALSLPSQGFETSPVSIRRILLFSIPLTGIGSAIVIHSILGLSIKISIFFGAIIVVTGPTVIGPILKSMAVKHRLEILLRYEAIWGDCIGVLLSAVALKFLVMEEAISYKILITSSISQIILGIILGIGGGVLIGEIILPWVSKLGDRGLPGMVALSSALGMFWFSNHLVESSGPLAVAVSGFTISYLNQPYLKDIRHFKDQVAMLFISMLFVLLSAFINPFDFIDFIPKMILTAVILGVIIRPASIMLALIKTPVSFNERLFISFIGPRGIIAIAVASYASLTIKSQSLAIEMNIVLTTIFFVILMSGAFATIFSNIIARILKVSITEYESGIIFVGINPFSENIAKFALKHVPVQFIDTNPSKCAVINSKNISVICRSALDDDIYSEASETGFRRAIIMTPNDALNALIVNHARVFFGINSVFKSISSINDDSWKDNEGHLIHSIAFDNNFNFMEASKKISNGEAYLAIKDFSEALETDIPIFQIKEKGIKIVRAENIIDGKVLYFVEGKENT